The following nucleotide sequence is from Endozoicomonas sp. GU-1.
AAAGATGCCAGACCGCAGGTACCGGTAGATGAGATGGAACAGCGCAATGAAGAGGCACTGGAAACCCTGGGATTGACGAAAGATGCCAGCCTGAATGATGTAAAAAAAGCCTATCGTAAACTGGCATTAAAGCATCACCCGGATAAAAATTCCGGGAACGTAGAGAGCAATCAGTTCTTTCAAAAAATCTCTGAAGCACACAGGCACCTGACTGAGGATTCAAACTTATTCAAAAACTAAGAGGCTGTTTTAAAACTACTTAAACCTTCGTAGCATTATGCGAATCATGCATATATAAACGAAGGCTTCTGAACTCCTTGGCAGCTGTTCATAGTCTTTAGATAAACGTCTGGATCCTTCAAACCAGCCAAAGGTTCTCTCCACAACCCAGCGCCTGGCTTGAACGACAAACTTTCCCCGTGGGCGTTTTGTGATTTCAAGTTCCCTTTTGGGTTTGAAGCGATAAAACCACTCTTCAAGGTAACCCCGGTAGCCACAATCAGCCCAGACTTTCCGGATGTTTTTAAAGTATTTCTTAAGGTGAGCCAGTATGAATTGACCTGCAAAACTATCACTAAATGCGGCTGCGTGTACCCATACCACCAGAATCAGGCCAAGAGTATCAACAGCTATATGACGTTTTCTGCCTTTTATTTTCTTCCCGCCATCATAGCCTCGATCCCCCCCTTTTACCGAGGTTTTCACGGATTGGGAGTCAATGCTTGCTGCTGTTGGTTGTGGCTCTTTGCCCGCCTGAATTCGCACCTGGTCACGAAGAGCATCATGCACCTTCTTCCATGTGCCATCTTGTTTCCAGATTCGAAAATAGGTGTAGACAGTACTCCATGGTGGAAAGTCAGAAGGCAGCATTCGCCACTGACAGCCTGTTTTAGTGAGATAGAATATGGCATTCAATATCAGACGATAACTCCAGTCGCGTGGTCGCCCATTTTTTGGAGTATCATAGCCAGGGTCAGGGAATAGAGGCTTGAGGATTGCCCACTCGTCATTGGTCAGGTCGGATGGATACATAATTATCCTCCTTAAACTAATCAGATACTGTAGTTATAGACGACGTTGAGTTTTTTATCCTGAGTTAATGGTCAGTAACTTTTACAACAGTCTCTAAGCGTTTTATTATTCAGATTTATTCTTAGCCTTTCGTGCCAAATTCAAACCTTAATTGTGTAAAGCTAAAAGCGATTGTGATTTTTGGCTTTCAGGTTGCAATTGAATGAATGTGTGAGTTTGTAATAAAAGATCATCTGCCTATTCAATCAAAAGACCTGCTATGAAAAAAGATTAAAATGAAAAAGCTATCTAAGTAAATAATTGAACTTTTCTTTGACCGAAGAATCAAACTCGTCAGAAAAAATTTCAACCAGGAGCATTTCTCATGAGTACACCACAATTTCCTACCCAGAGTCCGGCATTTCCGACACAGCCTCCAGAGGTATCAGGTTTCAATAAAATACCAGGCCTTAGCGAGGGTGGGGGTTCAAATACGACAGCTGTAGTTTTTAATGGCAGAACTGTTGATAAGCATGATTTAAGTATTTTTTTCAAGGAAATGACGCAAGGGGGAATGAGGCAGCTCGCATTGGATACTTGTGCTCAGGCTGCACGTAATCATGGCGAAGGCTGGAAAAGAGATACTCTTGTTAGAGACCTTAATGCCTATGGATTGCCCGTTGACTGTGAGCGCCGTGCAGGATTAACGGATCGCAAACCCAGTGCCGTATTGAATGTTTTTCTAAAAGTTAAAGAAGAAAGCGAGAAAGCGATTGATCAGGGGGGAAGTGGCGATAATCTGGAGGTCGCGAAAGGTTTGTGTGATCTTTTGAATGGCACAGAAGTAAGAGTGAATGGGAAAATCCACAAGCCCCATTTTGTTGACATGAAGTTCTTTGCTGGTGAAATGAACAAATATCAACAGAAACTGGATGCCGCCCGCTCTGCCATTGGTAGCCTTGGGCAAGAGAGTCAGGGAGTAAATGAGCCAGGCTTGCCACCTGCTGAAAATCCGGCGTTTACCATGGAGGGGAAACCATTGTTACCTTCTGGGAATGCTCCGACAATGACACCCTCAGCGCCACCGAACTACGATGCAGTTCAAGCTGAAAAGAGGTTAGCGGAGTTGAACACTCAAATTGTTTTTTTACAGCAGGGAGTAACGCAGGATTTTCAAAGTCAACAATTCCAGTACCAATTAAGTTTGGTTCAAACAGACATAGCGCGACTTGGTATTAACTTGCCGTTGAATCTACAGGAACAATTCAATCAGGCTAAAGCCAATCTTGCTGGCCTCCAGCAACAACAGTTAGCCATGCAAGAGGGTGTCAGGATCATTGAGTTCCATGGCCAGATAGATGGGCTGAAACAGACGTTGGCACAGAATGAGCCAAAATCAGACAATAAAACTGAAATAAAGGCGCTGGAACGGAAAGTTAAAGCGTTGGATGATCAGATTGGCAAGCTCAGTTCTCCAGAGTCCGGACGCCATAAGGAAGAACTCAAGGAGCAATTGAGCGAATTAAATATCAGTATCCGTCAGTGGTCTTCAGTGGTTACTGCTACCGAAATCCTGGCAGGCCTGAAAAGTGACCTTGAGGGTTTTCAGTATCAACAATTACCAGCGGAAGTTAGTTCTTTTTCTGCCAAATGTGACTCACTTGATGCAATTGTCAGAAAGATGCCTTCTGGAGATCAGCGAAATCAATTGATTAAGGAGTCCAGTATTCTAAAACAAAGTTTTTCTGAAATTCAGAAAAACGTCCAACAAAATCATTTAATCGCTCAGCTTGAGAGAGCTGAAAATATCATAACAGTGATGGAATTTGACGTTAGCGGTAGTCCTAAGTCGCATCACGTTGAACAGGCCAAAGCAGCATTGCTGGTTGTTGAGTCACTCTCTCTGAAAGAGGGTACGGATAATTGTTTTGCCAGGCTGAGTAATTTGAGGGAGAGGTTGAGTAAATTTGAAGACTCCGTAGCTGCTGCGCCGGCAGCCGCTGCATCGGCAGCCGCTGCATCGGCAGCCGCTGCAAAAATGCAACCTTCTGCCCGGGGGGATGCTGAGAAGGTGATTGCGCACATTGAGAAATTAATTAGCGAGGCTGAAGTCCGGTTAAGCGGTCAAGAAAAAAATCGTGAAGCCGTTAATGGAATTCCTCTTAATCAAACTCACATGGATGAAGTTCAGGCGAATCTGCATCAGATCAGTGAAAAAATAATTCAAGAGTTGACTGGGAGGGATCTTCGTGATGAACGTGAACGATTGCAAAGTATGTGTTCGTCTTTGCTCAGCAGACTGGATAAGCTTCAGGGAGGAGGGGCAAGCAGCGGTCAACCCACTGCTGCCAGCGCTCAGACTGTAAGTGGTAATCAGGATCACCCCGAAGTAGATAACATCAGTAAAGTGCTGGATGTTGCAGAAGCACCAATTGAAGCTTTAACCAGTAACCCGAATTCCTCTGCTAAAGATGAACTTATTACCACGGCGAGAAGTAATCTGGAAAAAGCAACACAGATGATTGGCAGGCTCACTGATGACGCACTCAGACCTTTTCGGTCAGGTTTGTCAACCAGACTTGGCCATTTGAATAGACGGTTAAGTCTCATTGAATCAGGTGGGGGCCAGGGGCAGGTGACTCCAGCTGAGCCGCAACCGGAGGTTTTGCTGCAAAAAGGGGTCGCTGCGTTTAAAAAGAGATGGATGAATTCGGCAAGAAGGGAACCGTTTCAAACGAGGGGTTTGCAGCGGCAACAGCCAATATGTCCGCACTGTTAGGCCAATTTGCTGCATCACAGGCCAGAGTGCCGGGCAGCCAAAACGTCCTCCAGCCACCAGTTGCACATACTCCGGTCAGGCAAAGTACTCTTCTGCATGCAGGGCCTGTGATGACCAGACCTGTTCGTGCCAATGGCGATAGCCTGGCGTCATTTGCCAATGCGTTGAACTTCACCAACACGATCATATCTCATAACAGTTACTCTACCGCCGGTGTGGGCATCAAGCCTTCATCTGAGAAGATCAAATCCCTTGTCACCAGTACAGATATTCCTTTTAAATCTCTGCCTTTCGATGTCCAGGAAAGAATGATGGAAGCTTATAATTGCGGCAATCACTGCCCGACAAAGATCAAGCTGGTGCAGGTGTACGCCTTTGCTCCTGACCAGAGCGATTTTAACGGTGCCAGCTTTCAGGTAAGACTTGATAGCATCTTGCCTGAGGGCCATCGTCAAATTTACCTGCGTAGCCCTCGTGCACGATACTACAGCCCTCTGGGGGCAAATCTCCGGATGCCTGAGGGCTTAAAGCAAGGGAATCCCTTTTATGAGGCACGCTGGTCTTTAAATGAAAATCTGGACAGACAAAATACAGTCAGTTTCGCCCATGGTTCAGGAGGGGATAGCCATAGCAACCTGGAAAATATTGGTTTTACCCTGGTCGCACCAGTGCTCAAAGCTCTGGGTGCGAGCACTGAAGAAGCGACATCCGCAGAAGCCGGTTTTGGTATCCCCTTCGGGATTGATTTGAGGAGGCAGTCGGAAGCCGTGCTGAATATGTTGCAGCAGGACGGAACGCGGCGTTATTTTGAGGTGCCAGATGTCACTGATAGTGTGGTGCCTGATGGTGGTGCGCTGGATTCTGACGTCGTATCAGATTCAGAGTCTTTGGGCACCAGTGGAATAAATCCGCTGGCCCTTCATACAGAGAGCAAACATGGAACTTCCTCACGAAGATTGACCAGCCAGATATATGCAAGAGAGGTGGGTATCTTATGGGTGAAAACGGTCACAGATTTACCAGAGGTAAATAGCCAGAGTGGTTTGATTGACTGGGTGGAGAGTAATAAACCTGAGCCTAAAAACCTGCGTCTCCCTCAATTGCTGTAGTACGTCTGATGTGCATGGGTGCAGGAGCCGTTGTGGTGTAGAGCATTCTATTCTCGGTCAGTCTCCTGGATTTGAGTGAACTTAGCTGTTCAATCAATTTCTCTCTACCTCTCAGATGAGGTAGAGAGAAACTTCCCCATTCGATCCACGGACCCCGGGGAGTTGAATGTATCTCTCTGTTCAGTATTTTTCCCGCAACTAATGAGTTGTCTGGAAATAACTTCCCTATTTTCATTGCCTGACTCGGTTCGGACTGAGTGCTGAGCTTGTCGAACTATCGAAGTTCGGTGGCACGACCCTTCGATACTTCGACAAGCTCAGCACTCAGGGTGAACGGAAATCGGGAACATATTAAAAGACAATTCCTAAGCTGTTACCAAACCTGGGTATCACCCAAATTGGTGGAGATATTAGCGTCAAGCATTAATGAAGCAGATCCTCAGAGAAACCGCTATTTTCTGTTGAGGAAATGCTACGCAGGACGTTTAATAGAAGTATTATGCAGGACAGTGGCTGTATTCATCGTAAAAGATCCTTGTTAGCACTTTTTACGTATAACCACTTATGTATAAGAAATTTAAAGAATTATGGCACATCTTTGGCTTGTTGAAACCTCTATGGAATTCAAACCTGATCAGGTAGCGCAAAAGCAGGACTTCAGGCACGCTCTTGTTGATCTGGCGAAAAGTCGCGATAAACAGCTGTTTATGCAGATTTACGACTACTTCGCCCCGCGGCTGAAAAGCTTTCTGGTCAGGAAAGGGGCGAATGAAGAACTGGCTGAAGAACTGGTTCAGGAAACTCTGTTATCGGTATGGCGCAAGACTTCCAGCTATGATCCGGCAAAAGCAACAGCGTCCACATGGATTTTTCGTATCGCGAGAAATCTATGGATTGATCGGCTTCGTAAAGAGAAGCCTGACATGCTCTCCCCGCTGAACAGTTATCCCGAGGCAGGTTACACACCCAGCATGGCGGCCTGTGATTCAGGGCGATTAAAAGATGCTCTGGGTGCCCTGCCTCAGCAACAGGCTCAATTGGTTTATAAAGTGTATTACGAAGGAAAATCCCATCGAGAAATCGCCGAAGATATGGACATGCCCATTGGCAGTGTCAAGTCTGGCCTCAGGCTCGCATTTGATAAATTACGGGTTCGCATTGGAGGTGGGTCATGAACTGCAATCACCACCCCGATGACAGTACCCTGCTCAGCTACGGTGCCTGCAGCCTGCCGGACGCACTGTCCATGGTCGTTGCTTGTCATCTGGCGGTTTGTGACCACTGTCATGACAAGGTTGCAGACGCTGAGCTGATCGGCCTTGGGCTGATGGAGCAGGAACCGGTGGAATCCATATCCAAA
It contains:
- a CDS encoding IS5 family transposase — encoded protein: MYPSDLTNDEWAILKPLFPDPGYDTPKNGRPRDWSYRLILNAIFYLTKTGCQWRMLPSDFPPWSTVYTYFRIWKQDGTWKKVHDALRDQVRIQAGKEPQPTAASIDSQSVKTSVKGGDRGYDGGKKIKGRKRHIAVDTLGLILVVWVHAAAFSDSFAGQFILAHLKKYFKNIRKVWADCGYRGYLEEWFYRFKPKRELEITKRPRGKFVVQARRWVVERTFGWFEGSRRLSKDYEQLPRSSEAFVYICMIRIMLRRFK
- a CDS encoding sigma-70 family RNA polymerase sigma factor, which encodes MEFKPDQVAQKQDFRHALVDLAKSRDKQLFMQIYDYFAPRLKSFLVRKGANEELAEELVQETLLSVWRKTSSYDPAKATASTWIFRIARNLWIDRLRKEKPDMLSPLNSYPEAGYTPSMAACDSGRLKDALGALPQQQAQLVYKVYYEGKSHREIAEDMDMPIGSVKSGLRLAFDKLRVRIGGGS